One stretch of Labeo rohita strain BAU-BD-2019 unplaced genomic scaffold, IGBB_LRoh.1.0 scaffold_230, whole genome shotgun sequence DNA includes these proteins:
- the LOC127159557 gene encoding complement C1q tumor necrosis factor-related protein 3, with protein sequence MRVTIAVLLLLYKCLIFAPNAATEPVSSELSTKDDNFLQNNIKELTSALQIFTDLLQELGAAKKKLQATETRLNALETSQQKLMSRLANSEAQIEKVKMENKDKPKVAFSAALGSNGFFGPVNVDSTLVYKNVFMNVGNAYQQTTGIFTAPVRGAYYFSFFYHCSTSHKTWLYMYRNGKKEALAGQHSTQQGTPANGGNGLMLLLQKGDQVYIVLQKDSWIWDEENVTVFNGFLIDVM encoded by the exons ATGAGGGTAACAATCGCAGTTCTTCTGCTTCTGTACAAATGTCTTATATTCGCTCCGAATGCTGCAACAGAACCGGTCTCCTCTGAATTGAGCACTAAAGATGACAACTTTCTTCAGAATAATATTAAAGAGCTGACTTCAGCTTTGCAAATATTCACAGACCTGCTGCAGGAACTTGGAGCagcaaaaaagaaattacaagcCACAGAGACACGACTCAACGCTCTGGAAACCAGTCAGCAGAAGCTGATGTCCAGACTTGCCAACAGTGAAGCTCAGATTGAGAAAgtcaaaatggaaaacaaag ACAAACCAAAGGTGGCATTTTCAGCTGCATTAGGATCGAATGGTTTCTTTGGACCAGTTAATGTAGATTCAACACTGGTTTACAAGAATGTCTTCATGAATGTTGGCAATGCCTACCAGCAGACCACAG GGATTTTCACAGCACCAGTACGAGGAGCTTACTACTTCAGTTTCTTCTACCATTGTTCAACTAGTCATAAGACATGGCTGTACATGTATAGAAATGGAAAGAAAGAAGCATTAGCAGGACAACACAGTACACAACAGGGTACTCCAGCAAATGGAGGAAATGGCTTAATGCTGTTGTTGCAGAAAGGAGATCAAGTCTATATTGTACTCCAAAAGGATTCATGGATCTGGGATGAAGAGAATGTCACAGTGTTTAATGGTTTTCTTATTGAtgtcatgtaa